One Alligator mississippiensis isolate rAllMis1 chromosome 1, rAllMis1, whole genome shotgun sequence genomic window carries:
- the ENPP4 gene encoding bis(5'-adenosyl)-triphosphatase ENPP4, with product MSMMYFTLTFFFSGIVTCHGSKSAYNAVPQLLLVSFDGFRADYLKNYKLPHLQEFVKDGVLVKHVSNAFITKTFPNHYSIVTGLYEESHGIVANKMYDAESKKKFSPPHDSDPFWWNEATPIWITNQQQENRTSAAAMWPGTDVKINNTTPHFFMKYNVSVSFVERMEKIVTWLNSSNPPVSFATLYWEEPDASGHKYGPEDTENMRKVLEQVDDRIGFLVAKLKAFGLWDNINIIITSDHGMTQCSQEKIIKLDKCIGRDNYTLVDTTPVAAILPKSNKTYVYNLLKNCSTHMKVYLKEDIPDRFHYRHNNRIQPIILVADEGWTIVQNEPIIRLGDHGYDNALSSMHPFLAAHGPAFTKGYKQNTINTVDIYPMMCHILGLKPQPNNGTFSNTKCLLADQWCISLPEVIGIVIGVLMVLTTLTCLLIIMKNRVPTPRPFSRLQLQDDDDDPLIG from the exons ATGTCAATGATGTACTTCACGTTAACGTTCTTTTTTTCTGGAATAGTTACTTGTCATGGTAGTAAGTCTGCTTATaatgcagtaccccagctgctgctggtctcCTTTGATGGCTTTAGGGCTGATTATCTGAAAAATTATAAACTTCCTCATCTTCAGGAGTTTGTTAAGGATGGTGTGTTGGTGAAGCATGTCTCAAATGCTTTTATCACAAAAACTTTTCCAAACCATTACAGCATAGTGACAGGCTTATATGAAGAAAGCCATGGCATTGTGGCTAATAAAATGTATGATGCAGAATCAAAGAAGAAGTTTTCACCACCTCATGACTCGGATCCTTTTTGGTGGAATGAGGCAACTCCTATTTGGATAACAAATCAACAGCAGGAGAACAGAACGAGTGCTGCTGCAATGTGGCCTGGTACTGATGTAAAAATTAACAATACAACACCTCATTTTTTTATGAAGTATAATGTTTCGGTATCATTTGTAGAAAGAATGGAGAAAATTGTTACATGGCTGAACAGCTCTAACCCACCTGTTAGTTTTGCCACGCTCTACTGGGAAGAACCAGATGCAAGTGGGCATAAGTACGGACCAGAAGATACAGAAAACATGCGTAAAGTGTTAGAACAAGTTGATGACCGCATTGGTTTCCTCGTTGCTAAACTAAAAGCCTTTGGTTTGTGGGATAACATTAACATCATAATTACAAGTGATCATGGAATGACTCAGTGTTCCCAAGAGAAGATTATTAAACTGGATAAGTGCATTGGCCGGGATAACTACACTTTGGTAGACACGACGCCAGTTGCTGCAATACTTCCAAAAAGCA ACAAAACGTATGTATATAACCTGCTAAAGAACTGCAGTACTCACATGAAGGTGTACCTCAAAGAGGATATTCCAGACAGATTTCATTACCGTCACAATAATCGCATTCAACCCATAATTCTGGTTGCTGATGAAGGCTGGACAATTGTACAGAATGAGCCAATTATAAGAT TAGGTGACCATGGCTATGACAATGCTCTCTCTAGCATGCATCCATTCCTGGCTGCTCATGGTCCTGCTTTTACCAAAGGTTACAAACAGAATACCATTAATACTGTTGATATCTATCCAATGATGTGCCACATCCTAGGATTAAAACCACAGCCCAATAATGGGACCTTCAGCAACACCAAGTGCTTGTTAGCTGACCAGTGGTGCATAAGTCTTCCAGAAGTCATTGGAATTGTGATTGGTGTTCTTATGGTGTTGACTACTCTTACCTGCCTTCTAATAATCATGAAGAACAGAGTGCCCACTCCACGTCCCTTCTCCCGACTTCAGCtgcaagatgatgatgatgatcccTTAATTGGATAA